The sequence GGTGGCGTTGAGCGAGTTGGTATATGCGTCTGAAACGATTTCTGGTATTATTTTTCAGGAGGGTATCATGGACATCTTGCGCGAATCATCACTTTTTCAATCCCTTACCCAACAAAGCAGAGAGGAAGCCAGAGAGGAAGGCCTTGAGGAGGGCCTTGAGCAGGGCATTAAGCGAGGTGAAAGAGACCGCGCTATTGCAGATATTCTTGATGTGTTGGAGATTCGATTTGATCTTCCTGCGTCGCATCCTCTATCTGCTCGTATTGCCGCCATTGAAGATTTGCAACGACTCAAACAGGTGCTCCGCTCGGCGGTCCAGTTGTCCAGTCTTGAAGCATTTGAACATATGTTAGATAACGCAGTACCGTGAGATGATGGTTGATTAAAAAAGCGGGTGCTCAAATAGCACCCGCTTTTTTTTATCGATTGGCGAGGAGGTCGTCAACGACGGTTGGGTCGGCGAGGGTGGAGGTGTCGCCGAGGTCCGAGGTGTCGTCTTCGGCGATTTTGCGCAGGATTCGGCGCATGATTTTGCCCGATCGCGTTTTGGGTAATCCCGGTGCCCAGTGGATTACGTCCGGGGTGGCGATGGGGCCGATTTCTGTGCGGACTTGTTGGACGAGTTCGGCTTTGAGGTCGTCGGTATAGGCTTCGCCCACGTTGAGGGTGACGTAGGCATAGATGCCCTGTCCTTTGATTTCGTGTGGGAAACCGACCACAGCGGCTTCGGCCACTTTTCCGTGTGAGACCAGGGCGCTTTCGACTTCGGCGGTGCCCATGCGGTGGCCCGAGATGTTGATGACGTCATCTACGCGGCCGGTGATCCAGTAGTAGCCGTCTTCATCTCGACGACAGCCGTCACCGGTGAAGTAGAAGCCTTTGTATTGCTGAAAGTAGGTTTCTTCAAAGCGTTTGTGATCGCCATAGACGGTGCGCATTTGTCCCGGCCAGGGTTCTGAGATGGCGAGTACGCCATCGACGCCATTGCCATCGACGATTTTGCCCGATTCGGGTTCGAGGACGACGGGTTTGATGCCGTAGAGGGGAAAGGTCGCGGATCCGGGTTTGGTGGGGGTTGCGCCGGGCAGGGGACTGATGAGGATGCCCCCGGTTTCGGTTTGCCACCAGGTATCTACGATGGGACACCGCTCGCGCCCGACATTGCGGTGATACCATTGCCAGGCTTCGGGATTGATGGGTTCGCCCACGGTGCCGAGTATTTTGAGGGATGATAGGTCGTATTTGGCGGGCCATTCGTCGCCTTCTCGGGTGAGGGCGCGTATGGCTGTGGGCGCAGTGTAGAATTGGTTGACTTTGTATTTGTCGATGACCTGCCAGTAACGGCCCGGGTCGGGATAGACGGGCGTGCTTTCAAACATGATGGTGGTGGCGGCATTTGATAAGGGTCCGTAGATGATGTAGGAGTGGCCCGTGATCCAGCCTATGTCGGCGGCGCAAAAGTAGATGTCGCCATCCTGATAGTCAAAGACGTTTTTGTGGGTGTAGCCCGTGTACACCATGTAGCCACCTACGTTGTGCTGTACGCCTTTGGGTTTGCCGGTGGAGCCAGATGTGTAGAGGATAAAGAGGGGGTCTTCGGCGTCCATTTCTTCGCAGGGACAGTCGGCGCTGACTTCTGACATGGCTTCGTGCCACCATAAGTCGCGTCCTTCACGCATGGGACATGCGATGCCACTGTCTTCACCGACGCGCTGGACAACGATGCAGGTGTGAACGCTGGTGTTCCCCATGCGCGAGTTGGCCAGTGCAATGGCTTCGTCGGCGGGTTGCTTGCGTTCCATGGGGCGGTCGCCGCGGAACATGCCATCTGTGGTGAGTACGATCTGACAGGCGGAATCGACGATGCGGTCTGCCAGTGCTTCGGCGGAGAAGCCACCAAAGACGATTGAGTGGACGGCACCGATGCGCGCGCAGGCGAGCATGGCGATGGCGAGTTCGGGGATCATGGGCATGTAGATGGAGACGCAGTCGCCTTTTTTTACGCCTCGGGATTTGAGTACGTTGGCGAATTTGCAGACTTGTTCGTGCAGTTCACTGTAGGTGAGTTTGGCGTCTTCACCTGGTTCGTTGCCTTCCCAGATGATGGCGATTTGATCTCCTCGAGACGCGAGGTGACGGTCAATGCAGTTGTACGTGATGTTGGTTTTGGCTCCTTCAAACCACTTGATAGAGATCGGTCCGTTGTCTATATTGTAGTTGTAGGATCGCACGGTGTCCCATTTTTTGTACCAGTGAAATGAATTGGCAATTTCTGCCCAGAATGCCTCGGGATCGGCAACCGATTTTTCGTATTGTTGCCCGTAGGCGTTTATGCTGGGAACATGTGCATTGGTGCTGAGATTTTGCGGTGGGATGTATTGTCCGTTTTGTTCGACCACCTGATTTGCTGCCATCGGAGTTCCTCGCTTTCTTATGAATGTTATCAGTTTTGGATTTGGGCTGATGAATATAAGACGGTATTGATGAAGGCGCAATGCGGAAAAACAGGCAGCGCGTATTTTTGGGAACCCTGAGGGCGTGTGAAGGGTTTAATAGTAGGAGTGAGGATATAAAACTTTGGGAAGGGAGGGGAATACATGCCCGAAGGGGAGGGATTCCATGCTTATGGCAAATTCAAGATATGGACTGAGCGAACAACCAGATACAGAGATTTTAGCTGAGGTTTCTGCTGGAGATATTGATGCTTATGGAAAAATTGTGCGGCGCTATCAAGGGCGGTTGTACAATTTTGTTTTTCGCTTTGTGAGCGATCGGGAAACGGCGGAAGATATCGTACAAGAGGCGTTTTTGCGCGCGTTTGGAAAGCGCGAGGAATACCGCGCAATTGCCAATTTTTCTACATGGCTGTTTACGATTGCCGGAAATTTGGCCAAAAGTGAGTTGAGAAGGCGCAAGCGATGGCGGTTGTTTTCACTGGATCGAGACGAGGAGTCAGATACGGGCATGGATTTGCCCGATGAATCTATGCGTCCCGATCAAATGGCGGAATCTTCGCTGGCTGATGTGGAGATTCAGAGTGCCATTGCTTCGTTGCCC comes from Gemmatimonadota bacterium and encodes:
- the acs gene encoding acetate--CoA ligase, which translates into the protein MAANQVVEQNGQYIPPQNLSTNAHVPSINAYGQQYEKSVADPEAFWAEIANSFHWYKKWDTVRSYNYNIDNGPISIKWFEGAKTNITYNCIDRHLASRGDQIAIIWEGNEPGEDAKLTYSELHEQVCKFANVLKSRGVKKGDCVSIYMPMIPELAIAMLACARIGAVHSIVFGGFSAEALADRIVDSACQIVLTTDGMFRGDRPMERKQPADEAIALANSRMGNTSVHTCIVVQRVGEDSGIACPMREGRDLWWHEAMSEVSADCPCEEMDAEDPLFILYTSGSTGKPKGVQHNVGGYMVYTGYTHKNVFDYQDGDIYFCAADIGWITGHSYIIYGPLSNAATTIMFESTPVYPDPGRYWQVIDKYKVNQFYTAPTAIRALTREGDEWPAKYDLSSLKILGTVGEPINPEAWQWYHRNVGRERCPIVDTWWQTETGGILISPLPGATPTKPGSATFPLYGIKPVVLEPESGKIVDGNGVDGVLAISEPWPGQMRTVYGDHKRFEETYFQQYKGFYFTGDGCRRDEDGYYWITGRVDDVINISGHRMGTAEVESALVSHGKVAEAAVVGFPHEIKGQGIYAYVTLNVGEAYTDDLKAELVQQVRTEIGPIATPDVIHWAPGLPKTRSGKIMRRILRKIAEDDTSDLGDTSTLADPTVVDDLLANR
- a CDS encoding sigma-70 family RNA polymerase sigma factor; this encodes MANSRYGLSEQPDTEILAEVSAGDIDAYGKIVRRYQGRLYNFVFRFVSDRETAEDIVQEAFLRAFGKREEYRAIANFSTWLFTIAGNLAKSELRRRKRWRLFSLDRDEESDTGMDLPDESMRPDQMAESSLADVEIQSAIASLPDNYRQVILLRDVEGMSYYEISEIVKCPVGTVKSRVNRGRLKLQQKLKNEGRDVGLNV